Proteins from one Choloepus didactylus isolate mChoDid1 chromosome 4, mChoDid1.pri, whole genome shotgun sequence genomic window:
- the LOC119532270 gene encoding LOW QUALITY PROTEIN: hydroxysteroid dehydrogenase-like protein 2 (The sequence of the model RefSeq protein was modified relative to this genomic sequence to represent the inferred CDS: inserted 1 base in 1 codon), with amino-acid sequence MLPNTGKLAGCTVFITGASRGIGKAIALKAAKDGANIIVAAKTTQAHPKLPGTIYTAAEEIEAAGGKALPCVVDVRDEQQINDAVEKAVEKFGGIDILVNNASAISLTNTLETPTKRVDLMMNVNTRGTYLTXKACIPYLKKSKIAHILNLSPPLNLNPLWFKQHCAYTIAKYGMSMCVLGMAEEFKGEIAVNALRPKTAIHTAAMDVLGGSGIESQCRKVDIIADAAYSIFKKPKSFSGNFIIDENILKEEGIKNFDIYAVKPGQPLIPDFFLDELPETVAKKMESHSNVPAFKEEKQQPQRKSSSGAVEETFRIVKESLSDDVVKTTQAIYQFELSGEDGGTWFLDLKSKGRNVGYGEPSDRADVVMSMSTEDFVKMFSGKLKPTMAFMSGKLKIKGNMSLAIKLEKLMNQMNAKL; translated from the exons ATGCTACCCAACACCGGGAAGCTAGCAGGATGTACGGTTTTTATCACAGGTGCAAGCCGTGGCATTGGCAAGGCCATTGCATTAAAAGCAGCAAAAGATGGAGCAAATATCATTGTTGCTGCGAAGACCACCCAGGCACACCCCAAACTTCCAGGCACAATCTATACTGCTGCTGAAGAAATTGAAGCAGCTGGAGGAAAGGCCTTGCCATGTGTTGTTGATGTGAGagatgaacagcaaatcaatgaTGCAGTGGAGAAAGCAGTTGAGAAATTTGGAGGTATTGATATTTTGGTGAATAATGCCAGTGCTATTAGCTTGACCAACACATTGGAAACACCTACAAAAAGAGTGGATTTGATGATGAATGTCAACACCAGAGGCACCTACCTTA TCAAAGCATGTATCCCTTACTTGAAAAAGAGTAAAATTGCTCATATCCTCAATCTTAGCCCACCTCTGAACCTGAATCCATTGTGGTTCAAACAACACTGTGCTTATACCATTGCTAAGTATGGTATGTCTATGTGTGTGCTTGGAATGGCAGAAGAATTTAAAGGTGAAATTGCAGTCAATGCCTTACGGCCTAAAACAGCCATACACACGGCTGCTATGGATGTGCTGGGAGGATCTGGAATTGAAAGCCAATGTAGAAAAGTTGATATCATTGCAGATGCTGCATATTCCATTTTCAAAAAGCCAAAAAGTTTTAGTGGCAACTTTATTATTGatgaaaatatcttaaaagaagaaggaataaaaaattttGACATCTATGCAGTTAAACCAGGCCAACCTTTGATACCAGATTTCTTCTTAGATGAACTTCCAGAGACAGTTGCCAagaaaatggaatcacacagtaatGTTCCAGCATTTAAAgaggagaagcagcagccacAACGAAAATCAAGTTCTGGAGCTGTGGAAGAAACGTTTAGAATTGTTAAGGAATCTCTCAGTGATGATGTTGTCAAAACCACTCAAGCAATCTATCAGTTTGAACTCTCAGGTGAAGATGGTGGAACATGGTTTCTTGATCTTAAAAGCAAGGGCAGGAATGTTGGATATGGAGAGCCCTCTGATCGGGCAGATGTGGTAATGAGTATGTCTACTGAAgattttgtaaaaatgttttcagGAAAACTAAAACCAACAATGGCATTCATGTCAGGAAAATTGAAGATTAAAGGTAACATGTCTCTAGCAATCAAATTGGAAAAACTAATGAATCAGATGAATGCCAAActgtga